One region of Theileria equi strain WA chromosome 4 map unlocalized gcontig_1105316255039, whole genome shotgun sequence genomic DNA includes:
- a CDS encoding conserved hypothetical protein (encoded by transcript BEWA_051540A), giving the protein MHNYFFFGVAFVLSINFVTFTSGIKVKDVFASKLQQDGDHIPNDYTNEGLTFAELGSFFTPVEIADGAGNSVYSFLHTATGSTGVNHDSVTASKKSLNFKISGTVKGLIKDQPLTVMVGTTYGSRYDMLLEQVVDVNSPRFTFSVPRGTFYLKVEGIGYFLPGAVKVPVPCKSAKCPFLNDTNASILEVKFANGYDSIYSYNWKLQNVSQFGVEYVNKVPQDEASLLTAFEGNVSAHVDSSDAAAKLKLMFGIELHGVWGSEYASRLLSVISKFTWMRNRLSKWRKNQKWLLTNEALYPQDVQITRYTNRDQDSEYEQVVQISRDAFKFSNKQAIDKKSNGFYFSRRLYKAVIRAICLHNPAYMKHLFKELHNVEILEPYELEHKIRTGTRISRYPSTHYQSWFKHPEELVEIATSWMEYPLGLHKVKGLKYFLRRVDGMVNPEEPTAPAIAYPSGPNVDSYIEFMECGFRHYPDVSQLVLHEIAHFVDFNTIPADIRAKWVQIGGWVKDPRDPDGWSTRQQTEFVRAYAHKKNPSEDFACSLADYVLNPRLLRSRAPRKYDFVKNHIMGGSYYVVKASHEFQVLNLGNPDYMFSGRLQEIDVNVTGRINEPKKVKFNMKLLDHGPDTCATYIRFRLASESGTFVDVSMSNHRCSHTFSTEIVMNQYMKRGIWTTDQIVVGDDNGLVRYVGTSDFGLRVWINNGSEDYQDPRAIISSVGVALISKGNTNIVRTTWLLVDDGELKDANTAYAAINGSTTSQHSLAAYSGMKVNTPIEPNNGWRTSVWSGSRKVPTEYCLSQGTSANFNGVSLNKHKFSGRDNYFGLTPEESRSGLFNCYQIATNIPLSSASRTGSYYLTRITSYDSAGNSQLLQWPDKTGPFVQFTSLQRNPDNSPPQVRNIAVSSRPTNPRAPNGETEVTITFELGDFQSGISTVWIKLRDPFGADVLTYPRFANSKGWQTIRHVHVLPRGSIPGIWHLAKIYAEDNAGNELSLDLAERVLVSSRA; this is encoded by the exons ATGCATAACTATTTCTTTTTTGGGGTAGCGTTTGTACTATCCATTAATTTCGTGACCTTTACTAGTGGAATCAAAGTCAAGGATGTTTTTGCTTCAAAATTGCAGCAGGATGGTGACCATATTCCAAATGACTACACTAATGAAGGATTAACCTTTGCTGAATTGGGATCCTTTTTTACTCCAGTAGAGATTGCTGATGGAGCTGGAAACAGTGTATACTCCTTTTTACATACTGCGACAGGGTCTACGGGAGTAAATCATGACTCTGTAACTGCCTCCAAAAAATCATTAAATTTTAAGATTTCTGGAACAGTAAAAGGGTTGATTAAGGACCAACCACTCACCGTTATGGTTGGAACAACCTATGGCAGCAGATATGACATGTTACTTGAACAAGTTGTCGATGTGAACTCACCCAGATTTACCTTTTCAGTTCCACGTGGGACTTTTTACTTGAAGGTTGAAGGCATTGGATACTTTTTACCCGGTGCTGTAAAAGTTCCTGTTCCTTGCAAAAGTGCTAAATGTCCATTTCTCAATGATACAAACGCAAGTATTCTAGAGGttaaatttgcaaatggTTATGATTCAATATATAGTTACAACTGGAAGCTACAAAATGTATCACAGTTTGGTGTAGAGTATGTTAACAAAGTTCCACAGGATGAAGCGTCCCTATTAACGGCATTCGAAGGAAATGTATCAGCCCATGTTGATTCGTCAGATGCAGCTGCAAAGCTGAAGTTGATGTTTGGTATTGAATTGCACGGTGTTTGGGGTTCTGAGTATGCTAGCCGTTTATTGTCTGTGATTTCCAAGTTTACCTGGATGAGAAATAGGCTTTCTAAATGGAGAAAGAATCAAAAGTGGCTTTTAACAAATGAAGCTTTATATCCACAGGATGTTCAAATAACCAGATACACTAATAGGGATCAAGATTCCGAATATGAACAAGTTGTGCAAATTTCCAGGGACGCCTTTAAGTTTTCAAACAAGCAGGCGATTGACAAAAAATCCAATGgattttatttttcaagACGCTTGTACAAGGCTGTGATTAGAGCCATATGTTTGCACAACCCAGCCTATATGAAGCACTTGTTTAAAGAGCTGCACAATGTAGAAATTTTGGAACCTTATGAATTGGAACACAAGATCCGCACAGGTACTAGAATTTCTCGCTATCCAAGTACACACTATCAGTCATGGTTTAAACATCCAGAGGAACTTGTTGAAATTGCAACATCTTGGATGGAATATCCATTAGGATTACACAAGGTGAAGGGTCTGAAATATTTCTTGAGACGTGTGGATGGGATGGTAAACCCAGAGGAACCAACAGCACCTGCAATTGCATATCCTAGTGGACCGAATGTTGATTCTTATATTGAATTTATGGAGTGTGGATTCCGCCATTACCCTGATGTTTCTCAGCTCGTTTTGCATGAAATTGCCCATTTTGTTGATTTTAACACAATACCCGCAGATATACGTGCGAAATGGGTTCAAATTGGTGGATGGGTCAAGGATCCAAGAGACCCAGATGGGTGGTCGACTAGACAGCAGACTGAATTTGTAAGGGCCTATGCACACAAAAAGAACCCTTCTGAAGACTTTGCATGCAGTTTGGCAGATTATGTTCTGAATCCGAGGTTGTTGCGTAGTAGAGCACCAAGGAAATATGATTTTGTAAAGAATCACATTATGGGTGGTTCATATTATGTTGTCAAGGCTTCTCACGAATTCCAGGTTTTGAATCTGGGCAACCCAGACTATATGTTCTCTGGAAGGTTACAAGAGATTGATGTAAATGTTACCggaagaataaatgaaCCAAAGAAGGTCAAGTTTAATATGAAGTTGTTGGACCATGGACCGGATACATGCGCTACATACATTAGATTTAGGCTTGCTTCCGAGAGTGGCACCTTTGTCGATGTTTCAATGAGCAATCATAGATGTTCACACACCTTTTCCACAGAAATTGTAATGAACCAATACATGAAACGTGGAATATGGACCACCGACCAAATTGTTGTAGGAGATGATAACGGTTTGGTAAGGTACGTAGGAACATCAGATTTTGGACTGAGAGTTTGGATTAACAATGGCTCTGAGGACTATCAGGATCCAAGGGCTATTATTTCATCAGTCGGAGTAGCACTAATCAGCAAGGGAAATACAAATATCGTACGAACCACATGGCTATTGGTTGATGACGGAGAGCTTAAGGACGCAAACACGGCTTACGCAGCCATTAATGGCAGTACAACTAGTCAGCATTCCTTGGCTGCTTATTCTGGAATGAAGGTAAATACGCCCATTGAACCCAATAACGGCTGGCGTACGAGTGTGTGGAGCGGCTCCAGGAAGGTTCCGACAGAATATTGCCTATCTCAGGGTACTTCCgcaaattttaatggagtTTCCTTGAATAAACACAAATTTTCCGGACGAGACAACTATTTTGGCCTAACACCTGAGGAATCTCGTTCAGGGCTCTTTAACTGCTACCAAATTGCAACAAATATCCCTTTAAGCAGTGCTTCTAGGACAGGAAGTTACTATCTTACACGAATAACAAGCTACGATTCGGCTGGTAATTCTCAACTACTCCAGTGGCCTGATAAAACTGGACCTTTTGTGCAGTTTACAAGCTTGCAAAGAAACCCGGATAATTCACCTCCACAAGTGCGTAACATAGCTGTATCTAGCAGACCTACGAATCCAAGGGCTCCAAACGGAGAAACTGAG GTTACAATAACATTTGAATTGGGCGATTTTCAGAGCGGTATATCTACTGTATGGATTAAACTCAGGGATCCATTTGGCGCTGATGTTTTGACATATCCTAGATTTGCTAACTCTAAGGGTTGGCAAACGATTAGACACGTTCATGTACTTCCTAGAGGCTCGATTCCAGGAATTTGGCATTTGGCTAAAATTTATGCTGAGGATAACGCTGGAAATGAACTTTCTTTAGACTTGGCTGAACGAGTATTGGTGTCGTCTAGAGCTTAA
- a CDS encoding uncharacterized protein (encoded by transcript BEWA_051550A), protein MVNLLFLSCFVACIYARVSRVLKPYTGTTGLYYGAYRDDILANKVQPRFQHVQYKLARVNTSPCLATINSPNLSTLSERSDKTLSRVISNVSRKLTDISRITLKSAKEKIRSIVGKVHGFLASRDHFYISRLVQGLLRIPPVTAFYLTTSTLVAFASYFFNDNFPLDCVQYSKEGLLCGQAWRLFTPYFYFGQLWMAHFLMSQSVATYMSSVETAMCTCPEKFLEFLSFGMVTISLYAFLESELFKNSFLTTFDSLAYHLHTFILYFWGRLNEGNMVNCFDLFYVPAEYIPYLFMLQNFLLYREFSRGDIAAIVFSYIYYFYIWECKVLKPFDMLKGTRFEKLYDRFVMERNV, encoded by the coding sequence ATGGTgaatttgttgtttttgTCTTGTTTTGTGGCTTGTATATATGCAAGGGTTTCCAGGGTTCTAAAACCTTACACTGGTACCACAGGTTTATATTATGGAGCATACAGAGATGATATATTGGCAAATAAAGTGCAGCCAAGATTTCAACATGTACAGTACAAATTAGCACGTGTAAATACCTCACCTTGCCTGGCAACTATTAATTCACCAAATCTATCTACACTTTCAGAGAGATCAGATAAAACACTATCACGAGTTATATCAAATGTATCACGTAAACTAACAGATATTTCGCGCATTACACTTAAAAGTGCTAAGGAAAAGATAAGAAGCATAGTGGGCAAAGTTCATGGATTTTTGGCATCTCGTGATCATTTTTACATTTCAAGATTGGTACAAGGACTCTTGAGGATTCCTCCTGTTACCGCATTTTATCTTACGACATCTACACTAGTTGCATTTGCATCGTACTTTTTTAATGACAATTTCCCCCTAGATTGTGTGCAATATAGCAAAGAAGGATTATTGTGTGGACAGGCTTGGCGTTTATTCACTCCATACTTTTATTTTGGACAGTTGTGGATGGCACATTTTTTAATGTCACAATCTGTAGCAACATACATGTCCTCGGTTGAAACAGCCATGTGTACCTGTCCGGAAAAATTTCTCGAGTTTTTATCATTTGGTATGGTTACTATTTCATTGTATGcatttttggaatctgaattgtttaaaaattcattCTTGACAACATTTGATAGTTTGGCTTACCATTTgcatacattcatcctctacTTTTGGGGACGTTTGAACGAAGGAAATATGGTGAACTGTTTTGATTTGTTTTATGTTCCAGCTGAATACATTCCATACCTTTTTATGCTGCAAAACTTTTTACTTTATCGTGAGTTTTCAAGAGGGGATATTGCAGCAATTGTCTTTTCATATATTTACTACTTTTATATTTGGGAATGTAAGGTACTGAAGCCATTTGACATGCTAAAGGGAACACGGTTTGAGAAGCTTTATGATAGATTTGTAATGGAGagaaatgtataa
- a CDS encoding conserved hypothetical protein (encoded by transcript BEWA_051560A) translates to MQKIRNILIDRVKNATHENFPSIVRKAIHEGVVKPEDLRYFADRTRDFLDKLTIPQITSLLHSFSLPIYRNFELFTNLTNRLHVLLSDSIPSVEDNIKIINSCGRLRYTCSHVLDILVKHLEGDMDLIKPRSMTAILHSLTRLKYHDLKFLEKLAVCMLSGLPQLTEVEFANFSIAVSKVYVQINNQGESDAEKTPSVEQGEIILSAIVTEILNRAPLMSPMDSLRHIIALSNLKNVHGEKNLSTCVTELAKRINCAVLYYEHLVLLLECLVSLNVYLPSFLFPSLIPSILDKRDDPKIASNITLQIELRLLDSITTFPSINESCNILVENISTNILNLLEESPQLIKYVFEIFNKMQLDTDDLLQQLESLLENKPKFGNFLDKDAKIHISTSISKSSQQWPIISDLLDKNNMQ, encoded by the exons ATGCAGAAAATCAGGAACATTTTGATAGACAGGGTCAAAAATGCAACTCATGAGAACTTTCCCTCGATTGTTCGAAAAGCTATACACGAAG GTGTTGTAAAACCCGAAGACTTGCGCTACTTTGCTGATAGAACCCGTGACTTTTTAGACAAACTTACCATTCCTCAAATCacttctcttcttcactCATTTTCCCTTCCAatttatcgcaattttGAGTTATTTACTAATCTAACCAATAGGCTCCATGTATTGCTAAGTGATTCTATACCCTCGGTAGAAGATAACATCAAAATCATAAATTCCTGTGGAAGACTACGTTATACTTGTTCACATGTCTTAGATATACTGGTAAAGCATTTGGAAGGTGATATGGATCTAATAAAACCTAGGTCAATGACCGCAATTTTACACTCTCTAACTCGCCTAAAATATCACGATCTAaagtttttggaaaaaCTGGCTGTGTGTATGCTATCTGGGCTTCCACAGCTAACTGAAGTCGAAtttgcaaacttttctATCGCTGTATCAAAGGTGTATGTGCAAATAAACAATCAAGGAGAATCAGATGCGGAAAAAACTCCCAGTGTCGAGCAAGGGGAAATCATACTTTCAGCAATAGTTACAGAAATATTGAACAGAGCACCTTTGATGTCTCCAATGGACTCGTTGAGGCATATAATTGCACTTTCCAATCTCAAGAATGTGCATGGAGA GAAAAACTTAAGTACATGTGTAACTGAATTAGCCAAGCGGATAAATTGTGCGGTGTTATATTATGAGCATTTGGTGCTTCTTTTAGAGTGCCTAGTTTCTCTTAATGTCTACCTTCCGTCATTTTTATTTCCTTCATTGATACCAAGCATTCTAGACAAGAGAGATGATCCGAAAATAGCAAGTAATATAACTTTGCAG ATTGAACTGAGACTCCTGGATTCAATAACAACATTTCCCAGCATAAACGAGTCGTGTAATATTCTAGTGGAAAACATCTcaacaaacattttaaatctcCTGGAGGAATCACCACAACTGATAAAATATGTATTTGAAATATTCAACAAAATGCAATTAGACACAGACGATTTGTTGCAACAACTAGAGTCACTCTtggaaaacaaaccaaaGTTTGGAAACTTTTTGGACAAAGATGCCAAAATTCACATTTCAACGTCGATCTCTAAATCAAGTCAACAATGGCCCATAATTTCAGACCTTTTAGACAAGAATAACATGCAATAA